One part of the Leclercia sp. LSNIH1 genome encodes these proteins:
- the urtB gene encoding urea ABC transporter permease subunit UrtB, whose translation MNVMRTIFALVWLAGLLPGMAQATDADNFVAASRSQQAVLLEQWAAAPDPARLPLLRALKQENVVVDDDKHAFTRQAGGLIPLGDAAQAQGLPKAVRLTNRLRVLAATALATHQLTGDSVTERLAAARQLQRDPQPQMLPFLQRQLASEKDDGVRQVLSLAVASLQLTSPQPAVRKQAVTLLGESSDPEVQARLLPYTHAQTEPDGEVREAAAESLRQIQHRQTISDLLGQAFMGLSLGSILLLAALGLAITYGLLGVINMAHGEMLMLGAYATWLVQQAMAQFTPQWLTFYPLVALPVAFMLTATVGMALERTVIRHLYGRPLETLLATWGISLMLIQLVRMLFGAQNLEVANPAWLSGGVQVYAGLILPWNRLVVLGFVLLVLFFTWLILNKTRLGLNVRAVTQNRSMAACCGVPTGRVDMLAFGLGSGIAGLGGVALSQLGNVGPELGQGYIIDSFLVVVLGGVGQLAGSVAAAFGLGIFNKILEPQMGAVLGKIVILVAIVLFIQKRPQGLFALKGRVID comes from the coding sequence ATGAACGTCATGCGCACGATCTTCGCTCTCGTATGGCTTGCCGGACTGCTGCCAGGGATGGCGCAGGCAACGGACGCCGATAACTTTGTTGCCGCCAGCCGCAGCCAGCAGGCCGTTCTGCTGGAGCAGTGGGCCGCCGCGCCGGATCCGGCCAGGCTGCCGCTGCTGCGGGCGTTGAAGCAAGAGAATGTCGTTGTCGACGACGACAAACACGCTTTTACCCGCCAGGCGGGCGGGTTAATCCCCCTCGGTGATGCCGCTCAGGCGCAGGGCTTACCTAAAGCGGTGCGTCTGACCAACCGCCTGAGGGTGCTGGCCGCCACCGCGCTCGCGACTCATCAGCTGACAGGTGACAGTGTCACCGAAAGGCTGGCGGCGGCGCGCCAGCTTCAGCGCGATCCCCAGCCGCAGATGCTGCCGTTTTTACAACGCCAGCTGGCAAGTGAAAAGGACGATGGGGTGCGGCAGGTGCTGAGCCTCGCCGTCGCCAGTCTGCAACTGACCAGCCCGCAACCCGCGGTGCGCAAGCAGGCGGTGACGCTGCTGGGAGAATCGAGCGACCCGGAAGTGCAGGCCCGCCTGCTGCCCTATACCCACGCCCAGACGGAGCCGGATGGTGAAGTACGCGAGGCCGCGGCGGAAAGCCTGCGCCAGATCCAGCATCGTCAGACGATAAGCGACCTGCTGGGGCAGGCGTTTATGGGGCTGTCGCTGGGTTCCATTCTGCTGCTGGCCGCGCTCGGGCTGGCGATCACCTATGGCTTGCTGGGGGTGATCAATATGGCGCACGGGGAGATGCTGATGCTCGGGGCTTACGCCACCTGGCTGGTGCAGCAGGCGATGGCGCAGTTTACCCCGCAATGGCTCACCTTTTATCCGCTGGTGGCGCTGCCGGTGGCGTTCATGCTGACGGCGACGGTAGGTATGGCCCTTGAGCGCACGGTGATCCGTCATCTGTATGGCCGTCCGCTGGAGACGCTGCTCGCCACCTGGGGTATCAGCCTGATGCTGATCCAGCTGGTGCGCATGCTCTTCGGGGCCCAGAACCTCGAAGTGGCGAACCCGGCATGGCTCTCCGGCGGCGTGCAGGTCTATGCCGGCCTGATCCTGCCGTGGAACCGACTGGTGGTGCTGGGCTTTGTACTGCTGGTGCTGTTTTTCACCTGGCTCATCCTCAACAAAACCCGTCTGGGGCTGAACGTGCGGGCGGTAACGCAGAACCGCAGCATGGCCGCCTGCTGCGGAGTGCCCACCGGGCGCGTCGATATGCTGGCTTTTGGGCTGGGCTCCGGGATTGCCGGGCTCGGCGGCGTGGCGCTGTCGCAACTGGGGAACGTCGGGCCGGAGCTGGGTCAGGGCTACATTATTGACTCCTTCCTCGTGGTGGTACTCGGCGGTGTGGGTCAACTGGCTGGCAGCGTGGCGGCCGCCTTTGGATTGGGGATTTTCAACAAGATCCTTGAGCCGCAGATGGGTGCCGTGCTCGGCAAAATCGTGATTCTGGTGGCGATCGTTCTGTTTATTCAGAAGCGCCCGCAGGGGTTATTTGCACTGAAAGGGAGGGTAATTGACTGA
- the urtC gene encoding urea ABC transporter permease subunit UrtC, translating to MSQPLTLTLARKAPRSVPILGAVILAALLVLPFLALLPASHPLAVSTWMLTLVGKILCYAVVAVALDLVWGYAGMLSLGHGLFFALGGYAMGMYLMRQAAGDGLPAFMSFLSWSELPWYWWGTQHFAWALVLIVLVPGLLALLFGWFAFRSKIKGVYFSIMTQALTFAGMLLFFRNETGFGGNNGFTGFTTLLGFSVTATTTRIGLFIATVLLLAASLAVGYALAKSKFGRILTAVRDAENRLTFCGYDPRGFKLLVWTLSAVLCGLAGALYVPQVGIINPGEMSPTNSIEAAIWVALGGRGTLIGPVIGAALVNGAKSLFTVVMPEYWQLFLGLIFIAVTLFLPRGVTGLLRKGDK from the coding sequence ATGAGCCAGCCACTGACCTTAACGCTGGCGCGCAAGGCGCCGCGCAGCGTACCGATACTCGGCGCCGTGATTCTGGCGGCACTGCTGGTGCTGCCGTTTCTGGCGCTGCTGCCCGCCAGCCATCCGCTGGCCGTTTCGACCTGGATGCTGACCCTGGTAGGCAAAATTCTCTGTTACGCCGTTGTCGCCGTGGCCCTTGATCTGGTGTGGGGCTACGCCGGGATGCTCTCGCTCGGCCACGGTCTCTTTTTTGCCCTCGGCGGCTACGCCATGGGAATGTACCTGATGCGTCAGGCCGCAGGCGACGGATTACCGGCGTTTATGTCGTTCCTCTCCTGGAGCGAATTGCCCTGGTACTGGTGGGGCACCCAACATTTCGCCTGGGCGCTGGTGCTGATTGTGCTGGTTCCGGGCCTGCTGGCGCTGCTGTTCGGCTGGTTTGCCTTCCGCTCGAAGATTAAGGGGGTCTACTTTTCGATCATGACCCAGGCGCTGACCTTCGCCGGAATGTTGCTGTTCTTCCGCAATGAAACGGGCTTTGGCGGCAACAACGGGTTTACCGGATTTACCACGCTGCTGGGCTTTTCCGTGACCGCCACCACCACGCGTATCGGATTGTTTATTGCCACCGTGCTACTGCTGGCCGCCTCGCTGGCGGTGGGCTATGCGCTGGCGAAAAGCAAGTTTGGTCGCATTCTGACGGCGGTGCGGGATGCGGAAAACCGGCTCACCTTCTGCGGCTACGATCCCCGCGGTTTCAAACTGCTGGTCTGGACCCTGTCCGCGGTGCTGTGCGGACTGGCCGGGGCGCTCTACGTTCCGCAGGTGGGCATTATCAACCCCGGCGAGATGTCGCCTACCAACTCCATCGAAGCGGCGATCTGGGTGGCCCTCGGCGGACGCGGAACCCTGATCGGCCCGGTAATTGGCGCGGCATTGGTCAACGGCGCAAAAAGCCTCTTTACCGTGGTGATGCCGGAGTACTGGCAGCTGTTTCTGGGGCTGATCTTTATTGCCGTCACGCTGTTTTTACCGCGCGGGGTCACGGGCCTGTTACGCAAAGGAGATAAATAA
- the urtD gene encoding urea ABC transporter ATP-binding protein UrtD, whose protein sequence is MQPAEALFTRQLPGDRYRDQTDPVLQLEGINVSFDGFKALTDLSLNIGVGELRCVIGPNGAGKTTLMDVITGKTRPQSGRAIYDQTTDLTTLDPIAIARQGIGRKFQKPTVFEALTVWENLELAMKGDKSVWASLRARLSSEQGDRINEMLSLLRLGGERHRRAGLLSHGQKQFLEIGMLLVQEPHLLLLDEPAAGMTDAETEYTAELFRTLAGKHSLMVVEHDMGFVETIADHVTVLHQGRVLAEGSLRDVQANEQVIEVYLGR, encoded by the coding sequence ATGCAGCCAGCCGAAGCGTTATTTACCCGCCAGCTTCCCGGAGATCGTTACCGCGATCAAACCGACCCGGTGTTGCAGCTGGAGGGGATCAACGTCAGCTTTGACGGGTTTAAAGCGCTTACCGATCTGTCGCTTAATATTGGCGTGGGGGAGCTGCGCTGCGTGATTGGTCCCAACGGCGCCGGGAAAACCACCCTGATGGATGTTATCACCGGTAAAACGCGGCCCCAGAGCGGGCGGGCGATTTACGATCAGACAACAGATCTCACCACCCTCGACCCGATAGCCATTGCCCGCCAGGGCATCGGGCGCAAATTCCAGAAGCCAACAGTGTTTGAGGCCCTGACGGTATGGGAGAACCTTGAGCTGGCGATGAAAGGGGATAAATCGGTGTGGGCCAGCCTGCGCGCCCGGCTGAGCAGCGAGCAGGGGGACCGGATCAACGAGATGCTGAGCCTGCTGCGCCTCGGCGGGGAGCGGCATCGCCGGGCGGGGCTGCTGTCCCACGGCCAGAAGCAGTTTCTGGAGATCGGCATGCTGCTGGTGCAGGAGCCGCATCTCCTGCTGCTCGATGAGCCGGCCGCGGGGATGACCGACGCCGAAACCGAGTATACCGCCGAGCTGTTCCGCACCCTGGCGGGTAAACACTCCCTGATGGTGGTGGAGCATGACATGGGTTTTGTTGAAACCATTGCCGATCACGTGACGGTGCTCCATCAGGGCCGGGTGCTGGCGGAGGGGTCGCTGCGCGACGTGCAGGCCAACGAACAGGTGATTGAAGTCTATCTTGGACGCTAA
- the urtE gene encoding urea ABC transporter ATP-binding subunit UrtE, with the protein MLKVNELNQYYGGSHILRGVSFEALPGEVTCLLGRNGVGKTTLLKCLMGLIPARNGEILWQGKNLTQAKPHQRVQAGVAYVPQGRDIFPRLTVEENLLLGLSRFPAREAKQVPDEIWRLFPVLQEMKQRRGGDLSGGQQQQLAIGRALASRPQLLILDEPTEGIQPSVIKEIGQVIRQLASRGDMAILLVEQFYDFAAELADSYLLMSRGSIIQRGRGENMEQEGVRGLVAI; encoded by the coding sequence ATGCTTAAGGTTAATGAACTCAATCAGTATTACGGCGGGAGCCATATCCTGCGCGGGGTCAGCTTTGAGGCGCTGCCCGGCGAAGTCACCTGCCTGCTCGGGCGCAACGGCGTAGGTAAAACTACGCTGCTGAAGTGTCTGATGGGGCTGATCCCGGCGCGCAACGGGGAGATCCTCTGGCAGGGAAAAAATCTCACCCAGGCAAAACCGCACCAGCGGGTGCAGGCGGGCGTCGCCTATGTGCCGCAGGGGCGGGACATTTTTCCCCGCCTGACGGTGGAGGAGAACCTGCTGCTCGGCTTATCGCGCTTTCCGGCTCGCGAGGCGAAGCAGGTGCCCGACGAGATCTGGCGGCTGTTTCCGGTATTACAGGAGATGAAGCAGCGTCGGGGCGGGGATCTTTCAGGCGGACAGCAGCAACAGCTGGCAATTGGCCGGGCGCTGGCCAGCCGTCCGCAGCTGCTGATTCTGGATGAGCCGACAGAGGGGATTCAGCCGTCAGTTATCAAGGAGATCGGCCAGGTGATCCGCCAGCTCGCCAGCCGGGGAGATATGGCGATCCTGCTGGTGGAACAGTTCTATGATTTTGCCGCCGAGCTGGCTGACAGTTATCTGCTCATGTCCCGGGGAAGCATTATCCAGCGCGGGCGCGGGGAGAATATGGAGCAGGAGGGTGTCCGCGGTCTGGTCGCAATTTAA